From the genome of Fundulus heteroclitus isolate FHET01 chromosome 7, MU-UCD_Fhet_4.1, whole genome shotgun sequence, one region includes:
- the LOC105940260 gene encoding olfactory receptor 6N2 — protein sequence MNVTYITLDGYVEVEKYRYVYFVVMFTSYLLILSSNTTVVCVIVIQKNLHEPMYIFIAALLINTMLYSTAVYPKLLIDFLSEKQIISFPVCLFQSFLFYSLSCSEFLLLTAMAYDRYVSICKPLQYPTIMRKTLVNILLFLAWLVPACYVLVPFIGFANLKRCSLTLKGIFCNNSMIYLFCVVSRAILVYGVVVLFNLSLLPMLFILFSYTMILIVAYRSCGEVRKKAAQTCLPHLLVLINYSFLLTYDAIIVRLESDISKTVRFGMTMQIIMCSPLFNPIAYGLKMKEIYKHLRRIFYHVMGKQLLN from the coding sequence ATGAATGTAACATACATCACTCTTGATGGCTATGTGGAGGTTGAAAAATACAGATATGTTTACTTTGTTGTCATGTTTACAAGTTACCTTTTGATCCTGTCCAGCAATACTACAGTTGTTTGCGTGATTGTGATTCAAAAAAACCTCCATGAGCctatgtatatttttattgctgCTTTGTTAATTAACACAATGCTTTACAGCACTGCTGTCTACCCAAAGCTGTTGATAGACTTTTTATCTGAAAAACAGATTATATCTTTTCCGGTCTGTCTCTTCCAGagttttttattctattctttaAGTTGTTCTGAATTCTTACTGTTAACAGCCATGGCTTATGACAGATATGTGTCCATATGTAAACCTCTGCAATATCCAACCATTATGAGAAAAACACTAGtgaatattttgctttttttagcTTGGCTTGTACCTGCTTGTTATGTTCTTGTGCCATTCATTGGATTTGCCAATTTAAAACGCTGTAGCCTTACTTTGAAAGGCATTTTTTGCAACAATTCAATGATTTATCTTTTCTGTGTGGTTTCAAGGGCAATATTGGTTTATGGTGTAGTGGTTCTATTCAATCTCAGTCTTCTTCCGATGCTTTTTATACTATTCAGTTACACAATGATACTTATAGTAGCTTACAGAAGTTGTGGTGAAGTCAGGAAAAAAGCAGCACAGACGTGTTTACCTCACCTGTTGGTTTTAATCAACTATTCTTTCTTGCTTACTTATGATGCAATTATAGTTAGACTAGAATCTGATATTTCAAAGACAGTGCGTTTTGGAATGACAATGCAAATAATAATGTGTAGTCCTCTTTTTAATCCAATCGCTTAtggacttaaaatgaaagaaatttaTAAACACCTTAGAAGGATATTCTATCATGTTATGGGAAAGCAATTGCTTAATTAG
- the LOC105940261 gene encoding olfactory receptor 10AG1-like, which yields MEDKLNETYITLGGYVEVEKYRYLYFLTIFTLYILIICCNGTIVYLIVIHQNLHEPMYIFIAALLVNAVLFSTAIYPKLLVDFMSERQIISHAMCHFQFFLFYTLGGAEFLLLAAMAYDRYVSIFKPLQYPNVMRKTTICVLLFLAWLLPACLAAGSTMLTANHRLCNFKLKGIFCNNSIYKLFCEISRTLSLLGVIILLSVAFFPFLYVVFTYTRILIMSYQSSKNVRRKAAQTCLPHLMVLINFSLFCAYDVVVVRLESDMSKTARLLFTLQVLLYHPLFNPIIYGLKMKEISKHLKTIFAHVK from the coding sequence ATGGAGGACAAATTGAATGAAACCTATATAACTCTTGGTGGGTATGTAGAGGTGGAAAAATATAGATATTTGTACTTTCTAACAATTTTTACACTGTATATTTTGATCATTTGCTGCAATGGCACAATTGTTTACCTTATTGTAATTCACCAAAATCTTCATGAACCCATGTACATTTTCATTGCAGCTTTGTTGGTGAATGCTGTTCTTTTTAGCACTGCAATCTACCCAAAGCTTTTGGTTGACTTTATGTCTGAGAGACAGATCATATCACATGCAATGTGTCACTTtcaatttttcttattttatacttTAGGGGGTGCAGAGTTCTTATTATTGGCAGCCATGGCCTATGACAGATATGTGTCTATATTCAAGCCTCTGCAATATCCAAATGTGATGAGGAAAACTACCATCTGTGTTCTGTTATTTTTGGCCTGGCTTTTGCCCGCTTGTCTAGCTGCTGGTTCCACTATGCTGACAGCTAATCACCGACTTTGTAACTTTAAGCTGAAAGGAATTTTTTGTAACAATTCAATTTATAaacttttttgtgaaatctcACGTACACTGTCCTTGTTAGGTGTGATCATTTTGCTGAGTGTTgcatttttcccttttctttacGTGGTGTTTACCTACACAAGGATCCTTATTATGTCTTATCAGAGTAGTAAGAATGTCAGGAGAAAAGCTGCACAGACGTGTTTACCTCACCTGATGGTTTTAATAAACTTTTCATTGTTCTGCGCTTATGATGTGGTCGTGGTAAGACTGGAATCAGATATGTCAAAAACAGCCCGCTTATTATTCACATTACAAGTATTATTATACCATCCTCTCTTTAATCCAATTATCTATGgcttaaaaatgaaagaaatctcCAAACACCTTAAGACGATTTTTGCTCATGTAAAGTAA